A genomic stretch from Larus michahellis chromosome 7, bLarMic1.1, whole genome shotgun sequence includes:
- the PRPF40A gene encoding pre-mRNA-processing factor 40 homolog A isoform X5, translating to MRPGGVDRGSLMMGHPGMPHYPPMGMHPMGQRPPNMPPVPHGMMPQMMPPMGGPPMGQMPGMMQSVMPGMMMSHMSQAAMQPTVPPGVNSMDAQVGVTPPGTQSSVLFRPQTTHPVVCAAQQTATTNSSVNEEHSKQKSTWTEHKSPDGRTYYYNTETKQSTWEKPDDLKTPAEQLLSKCPWKEYKSDSGKPYYYNSQTKESRWAKPKELEDLEAMIKAEENSTKPEDSTPTTSAPAAAAEAASAATTATTAGETAGAVTTTTAASAAAAPEAESAAAASGENESTGTAAAEEQGQATSASAAQEQSGETAANAADDSSKQEASADAASKKEDDDAQPVKKTYTWNTKEEAKQAFKELLKEKRVPSNASWEQAMKMIINDPRYSALAKLSEKKQAFNAYKVQTEKEEKEEARSKYKEAKESFQRFLENHEKMTSTTRYKKAEQMFGEMEVWNAISERDRLEIYEDVLFFLSKKEKEQAKQLRKRNWEALKNILDNMANVTYCTTWSEAQQYLMDNPTFAEDEELQNMDKEDALICFEEHIRALEKEEEEEKQKSLLRERRRQRKNRESFQLFLDELHEHGQLHSMSSWMELYPTISSDIRFTNMLGQPVFSSGSTALDLFKFYVEDLKARYHDEKKIIKDILKDKGFVVEVNTSFEDFVTVISSTKRATTLDAGNIKLAFNSLLEKAEAREREREKEEARKMKRKESAFKSMLKQATPPIELDAVWEDIRDRFVKEPAFEDITLESERKRIFKDFMHVLEHECQHHHSKNKKHSKKSKKHHRKRSRSRSGSESEDDDSHSKKKRQRSESRSVSERSSSAESERSYKKSKKHKKKSKKRRHKSDSPESDIEREKDKKERERESEKDRARQRSESKHKSPTKKRPGKDSGNWDTSGSELSEGELEKQRRTLLEQLDEDQ from the exons CCAGGGGTGAACAGTATGGATGCGCAAGTAG gcGTAACGCCTCCTGGAACTCAG AGCTCTGTTTTGTTTCGCCCTCAGACAACGCATCCCGTAGTTTGTGCAGCCCAGCAAACTGCCACCACCAACAGTTCTGTTAACGAAGAGCACTCCAAACAG aaatctACATGGACAGAACACAAATCACCCGATGGAAGAACATATTACTATAATACTGAAACAAAGCAGTCTACATGGGAGAAGCCAGATGATCTCAAAACACCAGCTGAG CAATTGTTGTCTAAGTGCCCCTGGAAAGAGTATAAATCTGACTCTGGAAAGCCCTACTATTACAATTCCCAAACAAAGGAATCACGCTGGGCAAAACCCAAAGAGCTTGAGGATCTTGAAG CAATGattaaagctgaagaaaacag CACAAAGCCCGAAGACTCAACTCCAACAACATCTGCTCCAGccgcagcagcagaagcagcaagtgCAGCCACCACAGCCACAACTGCTGGAGAGACTGCCGGCGCTGTCACTACCACCACTGcggcttcagcagcagcagcgcccgAAGCAGAatctgctgcagctgcttctggggAAAATGAGAGTACTGGCACGGCTGCAGCTGAGGAACAGGGACAAGCGACTTCTGCATCTGCTGCGCAGGAACAGAGTGGAGAAACTGCAGCTAACGCAGCAGACGACTCTTCCAAGCAGGAGGCTTCGGCAGA TGCTGCGTCAAAGAAAGAGGATGATGATGCCCAACCAGTTAAAAAAACCTATACGTGGAATACAAAGGAAGAAGCAAAGCAAGCATTTAAAGAACTgttaaaagaaaag CGAGTACCGTCCAATGCTTCTTGGGAACAAGCTATGAAAATGATCATTAATGATCCTAGATACAG TGCTTTGGCgaaattaagtgaaaaaaagcaagcttttaatGCTTACAAagttcaaacagaaaaagaagagaaagaagaagcaAGATCAAAATACAAAGAAGCTAAAGAATCATTCCAGCGTTTTCTTGAAAACCATGAAAAGATGACATCCACAACAAGATACAA AAAAGCTGAACAAATGTTTGGGGAGATGGAAGTCTGGAATGCCATATCTGAGCGTGATCGTCTCGAAATTTATGAAGATGTCTTGTTTTTTCTGTCTAAGAAAGAGAAG GAACAAGCCAAACAGTTACGGAAGAGGAATTGGGAAGCTTTGAAGAACATACTAGATAACATGGCTAATGTCACTTACTGTACTACGTGGTCGGAGGCTCAGCAGTATCTGATGGACAATCCTACATTTGCAGAAGATGAGGAACTTCAGA ACATGGATAAGGAGGATGCACTGATCTGTTTCGAGGAACATATTAGGGCactggaaaaagaggaggaagaagaaaaacagaaaagtttgcTGAGAGAAAGAAGGCGGCAGCGTAAAAATAGAGAATCTTTTCAG CTCTTCTTAGATGAACTGCACGAGCATGGACAGTTGCATTCAATGTCCTCCTGGATGGAGTTGTACCCAACCATAAGCTCTGACATCAGATTCACTAACATGCTTGGTCAGCCTG TTTTTTCATCAGGATCAACAGCACTTGATCTTTTCAAGTTCTATGTTGAAGACTTGAAAGCACGTTACCACGATGAAAAGAAGATAATAAAAGATATCCTAAAG GATAAAGGATTTGTGGTTGAAGTGAATACTTCTTTTGAAGATTTTGTTACGGTCATCAGTTCAACTAAAAGAGCTACTACTTTAGATGCGGGAAATATCAAGCTGGCTTTCAACAGT CTGCTAGAAAAGGCAGAAGCCCGTGAAAGAGAACGGGAAAAAGAAGAAGCTCGCAAAATGAAGCGGAAAGAGTCTGCCTTCAAGAGTATGTTGAAGCAAGCTACTCCTCCAATTGAACTGGACGCTGTCTGGGAAGAT ATCAGAGATAGATTTGTGAAGGAACCAGCATTTGAAGACATCACTCTGGAGTccgaaagaaaaagaatatttaaagattTCATGCATGTACTAGAG CACGAGTGTCAGCATCATCATTCGAAGAACAAGAAACATTCTAAAAAGTCTAAAAAACATCACAGGAAGCGATCACGTTCTCGTTCG GGCTCAGAGTCGGAGGATGATGACAGCCattcaaagaagaaaaggcagcgTTCAGAATCTCGATCAGTTTCTGAGCGTTCTTCCAGTGCAGAATCCG AGAGAAGTTACAAGAAGtcaaaaaaacacaagaaaaagagcaagaagagAAGACATAAGTCT GATTCACCAGAATCGGATATTGAacgagaaaaagacaaaaaagaaagagagcgAGAGAGCGAAAAGGATAGAGCTAGACAAAGATCTGAATCGAAACATAAATCTCCTACTAAAAAACGGCCTGGAAAAGATTCT GGGAACTGGGACACTTCTGGGAGCGAGCTGAGTGAAGGGGAGTTGGAAAAACAGAGGAGGACTCTTTTGGAACAACTGGATGAAGATCAATGA